A window from Gopherus flavomarginatus isolate rGopFla2 chromosome 4, rGopFla2.mat.asm, whole genome shotgun sequence encodes these proteins:
- the DNAJC5G gene encoding dnaJ homolog subfamily C member 5G: MAEPGRPQRKMSRAGESLYRVLGLEKGASSEEIKKAYRKLALKYHPDKNPENPEAVEKFKEINNANATLNDENKRRIYDEYGSMGLYVAEQFGEESVKYYFLMSKWWFKALAVCCGIFTCCCCCCCCCFCCGKCRPPEDEDSYKYVNPEDLEAQIQAEAEDTQTPIVVQPLPAAAGEEPLPDASLRTDA; this comes from the exons ATGGCGGAACCCGGCCGACCCCAGCGGAAAATGTCCCGGGCTGGGGAGAGTTTGTACAGAGTCCTGGGCCTGGAGAAGGGGGCTTCTTCAGAGGAGATCAAGAAGGCATACAG GAAACTGGCCCTGAAGTACCACCCGGACAAGAACCCCGAGAATCCCGAGGCAGTGGAGAAGTTCAAGGAGATCAACAATGCGAACGCGACGCTGAATGATGAGAACAAGCGGCGGATCTATGATGAGTATGGCTCCATGGGGCTCTACGTGGCGGAGCAGTTCGGCGAGGAGAGTGTCAAGTACTACTTCCTCATGTCCAAGTGGTGGTTCAAG GCCTTGGCCGTGTGCTGTGGCAtcttcacctgctgctgctgctgctgctgttgctgtttctGCTGCGGGAAGTGCCGTCCGCCTGAGGACGAGGACTCCTACAAGTACGTCAACCCCGAGGACCTGGAGGCGCAGATCCAAGCTGAGGCTGAAG ACACCCAGACACCCATTGTGgtgcagcccctgcctgcagcagctggagaggaGCCGCTGCCAGACGCCAGCCTCAGGACTGACGCATGA